The following are encoded in a window of Methanococcus voltae genomic DNA:
- a CDS encoding 60S ribosomal export protein NMD3, protein MSDDDKITIDSGSNSSKGSFCYRCGHEGELIDGLCNLCYSQLNPLFTVDERIIIEVCHMCGSYKRKLWCDPKSEDTYAIMDEIAYFAVKDNLKKANKAVDIQIIPKEAKQLPGGKHSRVEIPVNIIAEGKLIGEKRDRTEEKEVVVYLNMVQCPRCSRCMSNYYEGTLQVRAMGRFLSEDERIELDDFVREEVGRRLKKDRMAFISKFIIQKEGLDYQMGSMGAIRNIASAIKSKYGGKTLETAKLVGVDKDTGKDQYRITVSVRIPQYSIGDVIAYNEKICVVSTISEDKTQLKSLENSEKINLNWNDVEKNTYLVCKSSECQTATIISVSEDTIMAMDDVNYEIYEYNNDIEVEEGSKVKIFKNEELNRIIDLVE, encoded by the coding sequence ATGTCAGATGATGATAAAATTACAATAGATAGTGGTTCTAATAGCTCTAAAGGTTCATTTTGCTATCGTTGTGGTCATGAAGGAGAATTGATTGACGGATTATGTAATTTATGTTATAGTCAATTAAATCCGTTGTTTACTGTAGATGAGCGAATAATTATCGAAGTTTGTCATATGTGCGGGTCTTATAAACGAAAATTATGGTGCGACCCAAAAAGTGAGGATACATATGCTATAATGGATGAAATTGCATATTTTGCGGTTAAAGATAATTTAAAAAAAGCAAATAAAGCCGTTGATATTCAAATAATCCCCAAAGAAGCAAAGCAATTACCCGGGGGTAAACATTCGAGAGTGGAAATACCTGTTAACATAATAGCAGAGGGTAAATTAATCGGGGAAAAAAGAGACCGAACTGAAGAGAAGGAAGTAGTAGTTTATTTGAATATGGTACAATGTCCGAGATGTTCAAGATGTATGTCTAACTATTATGAGGGAACACTACAAGTTAGAGCAATGGGTAGGTTTTTATCCGAAGATGAAAGAATTGAATTAGATGATTTTGTACGTGAAGAAGTGGGTAGAAGACTAAAAAAGGATAGAATGGCATTTATTTCTAAGTTCATAATTCAAAAAGAAGGCTTAGATTATCAAATGGGTTCAATGGGTGCTATAAGAAATATTGCTTCTGCAATAAAATCTAAATACGGCGGTAAAACATTGGAAACTGCCAAATTGGTTGGCGTGGATAAAGATACGGGTAAAGACCAGTATAGGATAACAGTATCTGTAAGAATACCGCAGTATTCGATAGGTGATGTAATCGCATATAATGAAAAGATATGTGTGGTATCTACAATATCTGAAGATAAAACCCAGTTAAAATCTTTGGAAAATTCTGAAAAAATAAATTTAAATTGGAATGACGTTGAAAAGAATACTTATTTAGTTTGTAAATCTTCAGAATGCCAAACTGCAACTATAATCTCCGTATCGGAAGATACCATAATGGCAATGGACGACGTTAATTATGAAATATACGAATATAACAATGACATAGAAGTGGAAGAAGGTTCTAAAGTTAAAATTTTCAAAAATGAGGAATTAAATAGAATAATTGATTTAGTAGAATAA
- a CDS encoding translation initiation factor IF-2 subunit beta has protein sequence MVIYLDYNYEKLLDRARSKLPEDVFKDIRFEIPKADSFVEGNRTIIKNFKELAKFIERDAQEFSKYVMKELGTAGDLEGNRLILQGKFGYRLVNEKIQNFVNEYVLCPECGKPDTKIVKEGRIHFLKCTACGAMKPVKTL, from the coding sequence ATGGTGATTTATTTGGATTACAATTACGAAAAATTATTGGATAGGGCAAGAAGTAAGTTGCCAGAAGATGTTTTTAAAGATATAAGATTTGAAATACCTAAAGCAGATAGTTTTGTAGAAGGTAATAGAACAATTATTAAAAACTTTAAAGAGTTAGCTAAATTCATTGAAAGAGATGCACAAGAGTTTTCAAAATATGTGATGAAAGAATTGGGTACTGCTGGCGATTTGGAAGGTAATAGATTAATATTACAAGGTAAATTTGGATACCGATTAGTAAATGAAAAAATACAGAATTTCGTAAATGAATATGTGTTATGTCCAGAATGTGGAAAACCAGATACTAAAATAGTTAAAGAAGGAAGAATTCATTTCTTAAAATGTACTGCTTGCGGTGCTATGAAACCTGTTAAAACATTATAA
- a CDS encoding MinD/ParA family ATP-binding protein encodes MRIGFYNIQGGTGKTTISGNIAYYLSSKAKTLYIDCDIYAGTGSLLFGFEDTPYTLNSYLSGNLDINDIIHNYDELDVIISDTSPNSFNTDLNQRRMVDLIYELNNKYDIIIIDLPPNIVEGSLLFSSLNLDEKIVNKMIVIGEDSIPGVINTIKTKELLYAIDIDCIGVVLNKNRNIVEFEGILEDIIAVLPYEITVEDQWIKGEPVVLARNKFSKELSNLAEDLAEIYIKKDLASTRALKVAKDLKDTKSNIKK; translated from the coding sequence ATGAGAATTGGATTTTACAATATTCAAGGCGGGACTGGAAAAACAACTATTTCTGGTAATATTGCATACTATTTGAGTAGCAAAGCAAAAACCTTGTATATAGATTGTGATATATATGCAGGGACTGGTTCATTGCTTTTTGGATTTGAAGATACGCCATATACATTGAATTCCTACTTATCGGGGAATTTAGATATTAACGATATAATACATAATTATGATGAATTGGATGTTATAATTTCAGATACGAGCCCTAACTCATTTAACACTGATTTAAACCAGCGTAGAATGGTAGATTTAATTTATGAATTAAACAATAAATATGACATTATCATTATAGATTTACCTCCAAACATAGTGGAAGGTAGTTTATTATTTTCTTCTTTAAACCTTGATGAAAAAATAGTGAACAAAATGATAGTTATTGGGGAAGATAGTATACCTGGCGTTATTAACACGATAAAAACCAAAGAACTGCTTTATGCAATAGATATTGATTGTATAGGGGTTGTATTAAACAAAAATAGAAATATTGTCGAATTTGAGGGAATTCTTGAAGATATTATCGCAGTTTTACCATATGAAATTACTGTGGAAGACCAGTGGATAAAAGGGGAGCCTGTAGTATTGGCAAGGAACAAATTTAGTAAAGAATTATCTAATTTAGCGGAAGATTTAGCTGAAATATATATTAAAAAAGATTTAGCATCTACTCGAGCGTTAAAAGTAGCTAAAGACTTAAAAGATACTAAAAGCAATATTAAAAAATAA
- a CDS encoding homoserine kinase, whose protein sequence is MKEITIYSPATSANLGPGYDIFGLALEEPYDLVNVEIIESSCKCCEQIKISVSGEKAEEIPLDPTQNTAGVVALKMMEDFNIKECVHIKIQKGIKPGSGLGSSSASCSGVAVAMNKLFNLELDNLKLIKYASLGEAVAAGAPHADNVAPGIMGNFTLTTSYEPLEVLNILLDMDVVVALPNIQVSTKEARKILPQEIPLQKLVNNVGKATGMIHSIYNKDFENLGKYMMGDQVVEPCRATLIEGYDEAKEKVKEFAYGITISGSGPAIIAIPKNKECSSEIAKIFKEIWNCPVYETKVGKGAYEVKD, encoded by the coding sequence AATTTATTCTCCTGCAACTTCTGCAAATTTAGGTCCAGGATATGATATTTTTGGTCTTGCACTTGAAGAACCCTATGATTTAGTAAATGTGGAAATCATAGAATCTTCATGTAAATGTTGTGAACAGATTAAAATAAGTGTTTCAGGTGAAAAAGCCGAAGAAATTCCTTTGGACCCTACCCAAAATACTGCAGGCGTTGTTGCTTTAAAAATGATGGAAGACTTCAATATTAAAGAGTGTGTACATATTAAAATTCAAAAAGGAATAAAACCAGGTAGCGGTTTAGGTAGTAGTTCTGCATCTTGCTCGGGTGTTGCCGTAGCAATGAATAAATTATTTAATTTAGAATTAGATAATTTAAAGTTAATAAAATATGCTTCATTAGGTGAAGCAGTTGCCGCAGGAGCCCCACACGCAGATAACGTTGCACCCGGCATTATGGGCAATTTTACACTAACAACCAGTTATGAACCTTTAGAAGTGTTAAACATCTTATTAGATATGGATGTAGTTGTTGCACTCCCAAATATCCAAGTTAGTACAAAAGAAGCGAGAAAAATATTGCCCCAAGAAATTCCATTGCAAAAACTGGTTAACAATGTTGGAAAAGCTACAGGCATGATTCATTCCATATATAATAAAGATTTTGAAAATTTAGGCAAATATATGATGGGAGACCAGGTTGTAGAACCTTGTAGAGCCACGTTGATAGAGGGATACGATGAAGCTAAAGAAAAGGTCAAAGAATTCGCATATGGAATTACCATCAGTGGTTCAGGACCTGCAATAATTGCAATACCAAAAAATAAAGAATGTAGCTCCGAAATTGCAAAAATATTCAAAGAAATTTGGAATTGCCCAGTTTATGAAACTAAAGTCGGTAAAGGAGCTTATGAAGTTAAAGATTAA